From a region of the Actinopolymorpha singaporensis genome:
- a CDS encoding TadA family conjugal transfer-associated ATPase — MTGAATAATVDQGLLDRVRQVLAQQAVDPTPARVAAALGAEGRILGDAAVLRIVETLRRELAGAGPLEALLADPAVTDVLVQGPRQVWVDRGAGLEPTDVAFDDEAAVRRLAQRLAGGAGRRLDDATPFVDARLADGTRFHAVLAPVSTRGTCISLRVPRRRAFAVDELVAEGSVPVEGAQLLGRLVKARLAFLVSGGTGVGKTTLLAALLSLVPASDRLVLVEDSGELAPDHPNVVALEARPANLEGAGEITVRTLVRQALRMRPDRLVVGEVRGAEVVDLLAALNTGHEGGCGTLHANSAAEVPARIEALGVAAGLGRAAVHSQLAAAVDVDVHLVRGRDGRRRVGEICVFERQANGLVAAVSAVRFDADGEVRVGAGLPRLRRLLTRRDVGDRGGAR, encoded by the coding sequence ATGACCGGGGCCGCGACCGCCGCGACGGTCGACCAGGGACTGCTCGATCGCGTTCGCCAGGTGCTGGCCCAGCAGGCCGTCGATCCAACGCCGGCCCGGGTGGCCGCCGCGCTCGGGGCAGAGGGCCGGATCCTCGGCGATGCCGCCGTGCTGCGCATCGTGGAGACGCTGCGCCGCGAGCTGGCTGGTGCCGGCCCGCTCGAGGCACTCCTCGCCGATCCTGCCGTGACCGACGTACTGGTCCAGGGCCCGCGACAGGTGTGGGTCGATCGCGGTGCGGGGCTCGAACCCACCGACGTCGCCTTCGACGACGAGGCCGCCGTACGACGGCTCGCCCAGCGCCTGGCCGGCGGTGCCGGGCGACGGCTCGACGACGCGACCCCGTTCGTGGACGCACGGCTGGCCGACGGCACCCGATTCCACGCCGTACTGGCGCCGGTGTCGACGCGCGGCACCTGCATCTCGCTGCGCGTGCCGCGCCGGCGTGCCTTCGCGGTCGACGAGCTGGTGGCCGAGGGTTCGGTGCCGGTCGAGGGCGCGCAGCTTCTCGGCAGGCTTGTCAAGGCCAGGTTGGCGTTCCTCGTGTCGGGTGGCACCGGTGTGGGGAAGACCACGCTGCTGGCCGCCCTGCTGTCCCTGGTCCCGGCATCCGATCGGCTCGTCCTTGTGGAGGACTCAGGGGAGCTGGCGCCCGATCACCCGAACGTCGTCGCGTTGGAGGCGCGCCCGGCAAACCTCGAGGGCGCGGGTGAGATCACCGTTCGTACGTTGGTGCGACAGGCGCTGCGGATGCGGCCCGACCGGCTGGTGGTCGGCGAGGTCAGGGGAGCTGAGGTCGTCGACCTGCTGGCGGCGCTCAACACCGGCCACGAGGGCGGCTGCGGCACGCTGCACGCCAACTCCGCCGCGGAGGTGCCCGCGCGGATCGAGGCGCTCGGCGTCGCCGCCGGACTGGGACGAGCCGCCGTGCACAGCCAACTGGCCGCGGCGGTCGACGTGGACGTGCATCTGGTTCGTGGCCGGGACGGTCGACGTCGGGTGGGCGAGATCTGCGTGTTCGAACGCCAGGCCAACGGGTTGGTGGCGGCAGTGTCGGCGGTGAGGTTCGACGCCGACGGCGAGGTGCGGGTCGGTGCCGGCCTGCCCCGGCTGCGCCGGTTGCTGACCAGGCGGGACGTGGGCGACCGTGGTGGTGCTCGATGA
- a CDS encoding HAD family hydrolase: MPDEDPRRPDRGHRTAAFFDLDKTILARSSTLAFSRPFYNGGLINRRAVLRSAYAQFVYLLGGADHEQMEKMRAYLSAIVTGWDVQGVKDIVAEALHHVVEPLVFAEAVALMADHQAAGHEVVIVSSSGQEVVGPIGELLGADRVIATRMGVEDGKYTGVIDFYSYGENKATAVRELAAERHYDLAECYAYSDSITDLPLLQVVGHPYAVNPDRALRRIAAENGWPTLRFARPTAVDGTGSRTAGRRPALAVAACAGAAVAVVWAVRSGRISEVRARVDLRAESKDLGRALSFAGRRS; this comes from the coding sequence ATGCCCGACGAAGACCCGCGCCGGCCCGACCGCGGCCACCGGACTGCGGCGTTCTTCGACCTGGACAAGACAATTCTGGCCAGGTCGAGCACGCTCGCCTTCAGCCGCCCGTTCTACAACGGTGGTCTGATCAACCGGCGTGCCGTGCTGCGCTCGGCGTACGCACAGTTCGTCTACCTTCTTGGCGGCGCCGACCACGAGCAGATGGAGAAGATGCGGGCCTACCTGTCGGCGATCGTCACCGGGTGGGACGTGCAGGGCGTGAAGGACATCGTGGCCGAGGCCCTCCACCACGTCGTCGAGCCGCTGGTGTTCGCCGAGGCCGTCGCGTTGATGGCAGACCACCAGGCCGCCGGCCACGAGGTGGTCATCGTCTCCTCCTCCGGGCAGGAGGTCGTCGGGCCGATCGGTGAACTCCTGGGCGCCGACCGGGTGATCGCCACGAGGATGGGCGTCGAGGACGGCAAGTACACCGGCGTGATCGACTTCTATTCCTACGGCGAGAACAAGGCGACCGCCGTACGCGAGCTCGCCGCCGAGCGGCACTACGACCTGGCCGAGTGCTACGCGTACTCCGACTCGATCACCGATCTCCCCCTGCTGCAGGTGGTGGGCCACCCGTACGCCGTCAACCCCGACCGCGCCCTGCGCCGCATCGCGGCGGAGAACGGCTGGCCGACCCTCCGGTTCGCCCGGCCGACCGCGGTGGACGGGACCGGCTCGCGCACTGCCGGCCGCCGGCCCGCGCTGGCCGTCGCGGCGTGCGCGGGCGCGGCGGTGGCGGTGGTGTGGGCCGTCCGCAGCGGCCGGATCTCCGAAGTACGCGCCCGGGTGGATCTTCGCGCCGAAAGTAAAGATCTTGGCCGGGCCCTTTCCTTCGCGGGACGAAGGTCGTAG
- a CDS encoding class I SAM-dependent methyltransferase has product MEESVRRSLGRSFGPTAADYERSRPDYPAAAADWLLAGLDDSPRRRAGWPATVVELAAGTGKFTRSLVAAGHDVIAVEPAQPMLDRLVRAVPEALAVRGVAERIPLAGSSTDAVLVAQAFHWFDTEPSLAEIARVLRPGGMFGLVWNYRDESVPWVRQLSRLLGTDRSQTRHAEELIEKLEWSRLFTPPKRTTFRMWQRLDRQGLVRLVASRSYVSTMSPADREELLFNVGQLFDVTARQPDGLLLPYTTICYRAGVRKW; this is encoded by the coding sequence ATGGAAGAGTCGGTACGACGGTCACTGGGACGCTCATTCGGACCCACCGCAGCGGACTACGAACGCAGTCGTCCCGACTATCCTGCGGCCGCCGCGGACTGGCTGCTGGCCGGTCTGGACGACAGCCCTCGCAGGCGTGCCGGCTGGCCCGCGACCGTCGTCGAGCTCGCCGCCGGGACCGGCAAGTTCACCAGGTCCCTGGTCGCGGCCGGCCACGATGTCATCGCGGTCGAGCCCGCCCAGCCGATGCTGGACCGACTGGTCCGGGCGGTTCCCGAAGCCCTCGCAGTCCGGGGAGTCGCCGAGCGGATTCCCCTCGCCGGCAGCAGCACGGACGCGGTACTCGTCGCCCAGGCGTTCCACTGGTTCGACACCGAACCATCGCTGGCCGAGATCGCCCGCGTCCTGCGACCCGGCGGGATGTTCGGCCTGGTGTGGAACTACCGCGACGAGTCGGTCCCCTGGGTGCGGCAGCTGTCCCGCCTGCTCGGCACCGACCGGTCGCAGACCCGGCACGCGGAGGAGCTGATCGAGAAGCTGGAGTGGAGCAGGCTATTCACCCCGCCGAAGCGGACGACGTTCCGGATGTGGCAGCGACTGGACCGGCAGGGGCTGGTCCGGCTGGTCGCGTCCAGGTCGTACGTCTCGACGATGTCTCCGGCCGACCGCGAGGAGCTGCTGTTCAACGTCGGCCAGCTCTTCGACGTGACCGCCCGCCAGCCCGACGGCCTGCTGCTGCCGTACACGACGATCTGTTACCGCGCCGGTGTGCGCAAGTGGTGA
- the ssd gene encoding septum site-determining protein Ssd — protein MSGLLPGSRPVVATADELLLDDLVRLGTAAGAGLEVAADAGIARRLWSAAPLVLVGADLVADLARVSPPRRPDVVVVSHTLDSRGLWQGAVELGAEHVLQLPDAEQWIVHRLADAAEGEGRQAVTVGVVGGRGGAGASTLAAALAVTAAGRGVRSLLVDGDPLGGGIELILGGEDCTGMRWPELVATEGRVSAGALRSALPRVDDLVVLSWDRGDLLTIPRAAMRSVLNAAVRGGDLVVVDLPRHLDEATEAALAQCTLALLVVPAEVRAVAAAARVRSAVSALVSDLRLVVRGPSPAGLDGEVVAAALELPLAGELAPEPRLDVMLEHGEAPGRRGKGPLAALCRRLLADLGIGSPRQSAQSSQSSQSAADLDAWPARRARPDRRARRNGTAA, from the coding sequence ATGTCTGGACTCCTGCCCGGGTCGCGACCGGTCGTCGCGACGGCAGACGAACTCCTCCTCGACGATCTCGTCCGGCTCGGGACGGCGGCCGGTGCCGGGTTGGAGGTGGCGGCCGACGCCGGAATAGCGCGCCGGTTATGGTCCGCGGCCCCTCTTGTCCTGGTCGGCGCCGACCTCGTGGCGGACCTCGCCCGCGTGAGCCCGCCCCGACGCCCGGACGTCGTGGTGGTCAGTCACACCCTGGACAGCCGCGGGTTGTGGCAGGGCGCGGTCGAACTCGGCGCCGAGCACGTTCTGCAGCTCCCCGACGCGGAGCAGTGGATCGTCCATCGGCTGGCCGACGCCGCCGAGGGTGAGGGGCGGCAGGCGGTCACGGTCGGCGTCGTGGGCGGACGTGGTGGGGCGGGAGCGTCGACGCTCGCCGCCGCACTTGCGGTGACGGCCGCCGGCCGCGGCGTACGAAGCCTCCTGGTCGACGGCGATCCGCTCGGTGGTGGCATCGAGCTGATCCTCGGCGGTGAGGACTGCACGGGCATGCGATGGCCGGAGTTGGTGGCGACCGAGGGGAGGGTGAGCGCGGGTGCCCTGCGGTCGGCGCTGCCGCGCGTCGACGACCTGGTGGTGCTCTCCTGGGACCGCGGCGACCTGCTCACCATCCCGCGAGCGGCGATGCGGTCGGTGCTGAACGCGGCTGTGCGCGGTGGCGACCTTGTGGTGGTCGACCTGCCCAGACACCTCGACGAGGCCACAGAAGCGGCACTGGCACAGTGCACCCTCGCGCTGCTGGTCGTCCCCGCCGAGGTACGCGCGGTCGCGGCCGCCGCCCGGGTGAGGTCGGCCGTGAGCGCACTGGTGTCCGACCTTCGGCTGGTGGTCCGCGGGCCGTCACCGGCTGGGCTGGACGGTGAGGTGGTGGCTGCCGCGCTTGAGCTTCCCCTGGCCGGCGAACTCGCACCCGAGCCACGGCTGGACGTGATGCTCGAACACGGCGAGGCGCCCGGTCGCCGTGGCAAGGGCCCGCTCGCGGCGTTGTGCCGACGGCTGCTGGCAGACCTGGGCATCGGCTCACCCCGTCAGTCGGCACAGTCATCGCAGTCATCGCAGTCGGCTGCGGACCTCGACGCCTGGCCCGCCCGGCGGGCGCGCCCGGACCGGCGGGCCCGTCGGAACGGAACGGCCGCATGA
- a CDS encoding DUF485 domain-containing protein, whose protein sequence is MAGPDARPEPKPDPGAGPTVSDHSAYAEIAHSEEFRRLRGRHRGFAFPWTVAFLAWYLLYVACANWAPGLMSTKVAGNVNVALVWGLLQFLSTFVIAFLYSRHARRHLDPVAGELNDRFESTRSQTGAAS, encoded by the coding sequence GTGGCCGGACCCGACGCGAGACCGGAGCCGAAACCCGATCCCGGGGCCGGACCGACCGTCTCGGACCACAGCGCGTACGCGGAGATCGCGCACAGCGAGGAGTTCCGCCGGCTGCGCGGGCGGCACCGCGGGTTCGCGTTCCCGTGGACAGTCGCCTTCCTGGCGTGGTACCTCCTCTACGTCGCGTGCGCCAACTGGGCACCCGGGCTGATGAGCACCAAGGTGGCCGGCAACGTCAACGTCGCGCTGGTGTGGGGGCTGCTGCAGTTCCTGTCCACGTTCGTGATCGCGTTCCTCTACAGCCGGCACGCGCGCCGCCACCTCGATCCGGTGGCCGGAGAGCTCAATGACCGGTTCGAGAGCACCCGCTCCCAGACCGGAGCCGCATCATGA
- a CDS encoding DUF4244 domain-containing protein — MRKVRQLSRPDERGMTTAEYAVGTVAAASFAGLLIKLLTSSEVQQLLMKLVKAALSLAG; from the coding sequence ATGCGCAAGGTGCGTCAGCTCTCTCGCCCGGACGAGCGGGGCATGACCACGGCGGAGTACGCCGTGGGCACCGTGGCCGCGGCCAGCTTCGCCGGTCTGCTGATCAAGCTGCTGACGAGTTCGGAGGTGCAGCAGCTGTTGATGAAGCTCGTCAAGGCCGCGTTGAGCCTGGCGGGCTGA
- a CDS encoding solute symporter family protein, which produces MAAAKVAAPVQSSDHRTLTIVLFLVVVAVTLYVTLVASRQNRTAADYYAAGRSFSGFQNGMAISGDYMSAASFLGISGAIALSGYDGFLYSIGFLVAWLVALMLVAELLRNSGRFTLADQLAYRMRQRPVRTAAAVSTLGVSIFYLLAQMVGAGSLVALLLGISSDTAKNLTIALVGALMIFYVTVGGMKGTTWVQIVKAVLLMGGTLLVTGIVLWKFGFNLSDLLGTAADRSGKGQAFIEPGLKYGKSLTSRIDFLSLGLALVLGTAGLPHILIRFYTVPTSRAARSSVQWAIGIIGAFYLMTLVLGFGAAAMLDTGPDSQVAATAGNVAAPLLAQAAGGGAGTTGGAVLLALIAAVAFATILAVVAGLTLTSASSFAHDIYAHVLRRGQASERQEVRVARMAAILIGAVAIVLAIPAQRLNVAFLVALAFAVAASANLPAIVYNLFWRRFNTRGAVWSIYGGLGSAVLLVFFSPVVSGKVAPDGTSASLFPLGVDFAWFPLENPGIVSIPLGFLLGWAGTVSSRDRDSEPRFDELQVRALTGAGAEVASGR; this is translated from the coding sequence ATGGCGGCGGCCAAGGTGGCGGCGCCGGTCCAGTCCTCCGACCACCGCACGCTGACGATCGTGCTGTTCCTCGTCGTCGTGGCAGTCACGTTGTACGTCACGCTGGTGGCCAGCAGGCAGAACCGCACCGCCGCCGACTACTACGCCGCCGGCCGGTCCTTCTCCGGTTTCCAGAACGGCATGGCGATCTCCGGCGACTACATGTCGGCCGCGTCGTTCCTCGGCATCTCCGGAGCGATAGCGCTCTCGGGGTACGACGGCTTCCTGTACTCCATCGGGTTCCTCGTGGCGTGGCTGGTCGCGCTGATGCTGGTGGCCGAGCTCCTGCGCAACTCCGGCCGGTTCACCCTCGCCGACCAGCTCGCCTACCGCATGCGCCAGCGGCCGGTACGCACCGCCGCCGCGGTGTCCACACTCGGCGTCTCGATCTTCTACTTGCTGGCGCAGATGGTCGGGGCGGGCTCTCTGGTGGCGTTGCTGCTGGGCATCAGCAGCGACACCGCCAAGAACCTCACCATCGCTCTCGTCGGCGCGCTGATGATCTTCTACGTCACGGTCGGCGGGATGAAGGGCACCACCTGGGTGCAGATCGTCAAGGCCGTCCTGCTCATGGGCGGCACACTGCTGGTCACCGGCATCGTGTTGTGGAAGTTCGGCTTCAACCTCTCCGACCTGCTGGGCACGGCCGCGGACCGCAGCGGCAAGGGGCAGGCGTTCATCGAACCAGGGCTGAAGTACGGCAAGTCGCTGACCTCCCGGATCGACTTCCTGTCCCTCGGCCTCGCCCTCGTCCTCGGCACCGCCGGCCTGCCGCACATCCTGATCCGCTTCTACACCGTGCCGACCTCGCGCGCGGCACGGTCCTCGGTGCAGTGGGCGATCGGCATCATCGGCGCCTTCTACCTGATGACGCTGGTGCTCGGCTTCGGCGCGGCGGCCATGCTCGACACCGGCCCGGACTCCCAGGTGGCGGCGACCGCGGGCAACGTCGCCGCCCCGCTGCTGGCGCAGGCGGCCGGAGGTGGTGCGGGCACGACCGGTGGTGCGGTCCTGCTGGCGTTGATCGCCGCGGTGGCGTTCGCCACCATCCTCGCGGTGGTCGCCGGCCTGACGCTCACCTCGGCGTCGTCGTTCGCCCACGACATCTACGCGCACGTGCTCCGGCGCGGTCAGGCGTCCGAACGCCAGGAGGTCCGGGTCGCCAGGATGGCGGCGATCCTGATCGGGGCGGTGGCGATCGTGCTGGCGATCCCGGCGCAGCGGCTCAACGTCGCCTTCCTGGTGGCGCTGGCGTTCGCGGTGGCGGCCTCGGCAAACCTCCCGGCGATCGTCTACAACCTGTTCTGGCGCCGGTTCAACACCCGGGGCGCGGTGTGGAGCATCTACGGCGGGCTGGGCAGCGCCGTGCTGCTCGTCTTCTTCTCCCCTGTGGTCTCGGGCAAGGTCGCGCCTGACGGTACGAGCGCCTCGCTCTTCCCGCTGGGCGTCGATTTCGCGTGGTTCCCGCTGGAGAACCCCGGCATCGTGTCCATTCCGCTCGGGTTCCTGCTCGGGTGGGCGGGCACCGTCTCGAGCAGGGACCGCGACTCCGAACCCCGCTTCGACGAACTGCAGGTGCGCGCCCTGACCGGCGCCGGAGCGGAGGTGGCGTCCGGGCGCTGA
- a CDS encoding type II secretion system F family protein, producing the protein MWSRRRAVRHRRAALWEATETVAAELRAGRSADQALVAAAGIFPDLTPVAAVSRMGGDVPAALRMVRAPGTEPLRRLAVAWSVAGGTGAGLAVVLERIAHGMRAEERLREEVAATLAAPRATARMLAVMPLLGLALGAGVGANPLAFLLRTPYGLGCLLLGTLLAATGVWWVERLAARAEGRP; encoded by the coding sequence GTGTGGTCCCGGCGCCGGGCCGTGCGCCACCGGCGAGCGGCCCTGTGGGAGGCGACCGAGACCGTCGCTGCCGAACTCCGCGCAGGTCGCAGCGCCGACCAGGCACTCGTGGCCGCGGCAGGCATCTTCCCCGACCTCACACCGGTCGCCGCCGTGAGCAGGATGGGCGGTGACGTGCCTGCCGCCCTGCGCATGGTGCGCGCGCCGGGTACGGAGCCGCTGCGGCGGCTCGCCGTGGCGTGGTCGGTTGCCGGAGGCACCGGAGCCGGCCTCGCCGTCGTTCTGGAGCGGATCGCCCACGGGATGCGGGCGGAGGAGCGTCTCCGGGAAGAGGTCGCCGCCACCCTGGCGGCACCTCGGGCCACTGCCCGGATGCTCGCCGTCATGCCGCTCCTGGGGCTGGCTCTCGGTGCGGGAGTCGGCGCCAACCCGTTGGCCTTCCTCCTCCGAACTCCTTACGGCCTGGGCTGCCTGCTGTTGGGCACGCTCCTTGCCGCGACCGGCGTGTGGTGGGTCGAACGCCTGGCTGCCCGCGCGGAGGGACGACCGTGA
- a CDS encoding Rv3654c family TadE-like protein: MAHANCLAQINLPVAKAFGRGRERGSGSVWTLAAAAIVVMAAVVSTTMVAVVSAGRRADTAADLAALSAAAVRPDQLGSACAVANRIAAAHRARLVACAVEGSEVDVTVEAHPAAPGGELFVVRARARAGPTTQPP, translated from the coding sequence ATGGCACACGCGAACTGCCTGGCGCAGATCAACCTACCGGTGGCGAAGGCGTTCGGGCGCGGACGTGAACGCGGCAGCGGCAGCGTCTGGACGTTGGCGGCGGCCGCGATCGTGGTCATGGCGGCGGTGGTGTCGACGACGATGGTCGCCGTCGTGAGCGCGGGTCGCAGAGCCGACACCGCGGCGGACCTCGCGGCGCTGTCGGCCGCGGCGGTTCGCCCGGACCAGCTCGGATCCGCCTGCGCCGTGGCCAACCGGATCGCGGCGGCACACCGGGCTCGCCTCGTCGCCTGTGCGGTGGAAGGGAGCGAGGTGGATGTGACCGTGGAGGCGCATCCGGCCGCGCCAGGAGGTGAGCTGTTCGTCGTGCGGGCACGAGCACGCGCCGGCCCGACCACCCAACCGCCCTGA
- a CDS encoding TadE family type IV pilus minor pilin produces the protein MNGGDVKVEPGRRGEAGMVTAETAVTLTALVAVTLGMTWVVAVVGIQARCVDAARDTARAVARGESVDAGEEEGRRSAPEGARITVRRGGGVASVDVVADARPSWPVLSRLPAVTVGGHAVVALEPGVS, from the coding sequence GTGAACGGAGGCGACGTGAAGGTGGAGCCGGGAAGGCGCGGCGAGGCGGGCATGGTGACGGCCGAGACCGCGGTGACGTTGACCGCGCTGGTCGCGGTGACGCTCGGAATGACGTGGGTGGTCGCGGTGGTCGGAATCCAGGCCCGCTGCGTCGACGCCGCACGCGACACCGCTCGCGCGGTGGCCCGCGGTGAGTCCGTCGACGCCGGCGAGGAGGAGGGGAGGCGCAGCGCGCCCGAGGGCGCCCGGATCACGGTGCGTCGCGGCGGCGGTGTGGCGAGCGTCGACGTGGTCGCGGACGCCAGGCCGTCCTGGCCGGTGTTGTCCAGGCTGCCGGCGGTCACGGTGGGCGGGCACGCGGTCGTGGCGCTCGAGCCGGGGGTCTCCTGA
- a CDS encoding type II secretion system F family protein, with protein sequence MSFLVAALVGAAVLTWAAPARARRRLDRVRPRPPVSRERAPVRGRERRIRPLAAVLAGCAAAVVVGGVTGLVLGVVAAFAVPWVLGRLEPREVRRRREQLAADLPFVADLLAGCLRAGSSPQRAIEAIAEELEGPTGSALAQVATGFRLGADARTAWSGFLAEERLAPFGRAMVRVWDSGAPLASTLDRLADDARAALRARNDQRARTVGVRAAAPLGLCFLPAFVLVGIVPLVAGAVDAFLR encoded by the coding sequence GTGAGCTTCCTGGTCGCCGCCCTCGTCGGCGCGGCGGTGCTCACGTGGGCCGCCCCGGCGAGGGCTCGCCGGCGACTGGACCGCGTTCGTCCACGGCCTCCGGTGTCCCGCGAACGCGCGCCGGTGCGCGGGCGAGAGCGGCGAATCCGGCCGCTGGCCGCCGTACTCGCGGGGTGCGCGGCCGCGGTGGTCGTGGGGGGTGTCACCGGGCTCGTCCTCGGGGTGGTCGCGGCGTTCGCGGTGCCGTGGGTGCTGGGCCGACTGGAGCCCCGGGAGGTGCGCCGTCGCCGCGAACAACTCGCTGCGGACCTACCATTCGTCGCCGACCTGCTGGCCGGATGCCTGCGTGCCGGCAGTTCACCCCAGCGGGCGATCGAGGCCATCGCGGAGGAGTTGGAAGGGCCCACGGGCAGCGCGCTCGCACAGGTGGCCACGGGGTTCCGGCTCGGCGCGGACGCCCGAACGGCATGGTCCGGCTTCCTCGCCGAGGAGCGGCTGGCGCCGTTCGGGCGGGCCATGGTGCGGGTCTGGGACTCCGGTGCACCGCTGGCGAGCACTCTCGACCGGCTGGCCGACGATGCCCGGGCCGCACTCCGGGCGCGAAACGACCAGCGCGCCAGAACGGTCGGGGTACGCGCGGCCGCGCCACTTGGGCTGTGCTTCCTTCCCGCGTTCGTCCTGGTGGGCATCGTCCCGCTGGTCGCGGGCGCGGTGGACGCCTTCCTGCGTTGA
- a CDS encoding NUDIX hydrolase, translating into MSNSGDPTESTRPAAEEPGRALHRMAVELAAMSQNGLTYSSDRYDIARYERLRSMSADLMGLIGTPDAAEFRAALNAEAGHATPKVDVRGALFRDDRVLLVQEAGDGRWTLPGGWADALDSPSAAAEREFAEEAGLRVRARRLAAVHDGSVRNGHAGSPWHTYKLFFLVDRLDDSPPRAGLDGETVDVGFFALDELPALSTARCTADQLAILLAHHRDPALPTDFD; encoded by the coding sequence ATGAGCAACAGCGGGGACCCCACAGAGTCCACCCGGCCGGCGGCGGAGGAGCCCGGCCGGGCCCTGCACCGCATGGCCGTCGAGCTGGCCGCGATGTCGCAGAACGGCCTGACCTACAGCTCCGACCGCTACGACATCGCCCGCTACGAACGGCTGCGGTCGATGTCGGCCGACCTGATGGGGTTGATCGGTACGCCCGACGCGGCGGAGTTCCGGGCGGCGCTGAACGCCGAGGCCGGGCACGCCACGCCCAAGGTCGACGTACGCGGCGCGCTCTTCCGTGACGACCGCGTGCTGCTGGTCCAGGAGGCAGGCGACGGGCGCTGGACGCTGCCCGGAGGCTGGGCGGACGCGCTGGACTCCCCGTCGGCCGCCGCCGAACGCGAGTTCGCCGAGGAAGCCGGTCTTCGCGTACGCGCACGGCGGCTGGCAGCGGTGCACGACGGTTCGGTCCGCAACGGCCACGCCGGCAGTCCCTGGCACACGTACAAGCTGTTCTTCCTCGTCGACCGGCTGGACGACTCACCACCGCGGGCGGGCCTGGACGGCGAGACCGTCGACGTCGGCTTCTTCGCCCTCGACGAGCTGCCCGCGCTGTCCACCGCCCGGTGCACCGCGGACCAGTTGGCGATCCTGCTCGCCCATCACCGCGACCCCGCCCTGCCCACCGACTTCGACTGA